One Myripristis murdjan chromosome 18, fMyrMur1.1, whole genome shotgun sequence DNA window includes the following coding sequences:
- the cfap184 gene encoding cilia- and flagella-associated protein 184, translating into MELKNGTENVVDECKSYVSDAGSDRDDVPAERGTLEQDQQNFEVAEACEGTPAGQSVTSTPEPREKHGNELPSGNNVDSGEFPEVKPLCCEGSVIFEVRHDDDGLPMLDLESSAAESSSPVMEEEEAGEEEGEVEEVEGVASPDEGDTDCEELVQLLQQLHAEREEASVHSSRLQVQLLEYFKRSGEDAQVEKRRASEQELCYEKHISTLAELKQHHTTNSGSAQQQAEQLRLQSQERLSQVESEWRAFVALKQDVAVARLRQHLGKQAAQAKLEPVLASEQRQQDELVQMHLEHIKLKIRTRKLEDELHTQGELANDLQQLEFEKLQAKSQKFNEKMEKQSEELLRLRNKISSTTLVLTSVKQKLQWSQVERRSRQAQLAELEATVAGKRNLLTQIKQARNCLHRDNLRLRQPCGLLWNSVLQRDFQDSMDTSVQLQDRLANLKRQTAVTPLKMKMKVKTT; encoded by the exons ATGGAGTTGAAGAATGGTACAGAAAATGTGGTGGATGAGTGCAAATCTTATGTTTCTGATGCTGGAAGTGACAGAGATGATGTGCCTGCTGAAAGGGGGACATTGGAACAAGATCAACAAAACTTTGAAGTTGCAGAAGCTTGTGAGGGGACCCCTGCTGGACAATCAGTGACCAGCACCCCAGAGCCCAGGGAGAAGCATGGAAATGAACTCCCCTCTGGGAACAACGTGGATTCTGGTGAGTTTCCTGAGGTGAAGCCACTGTGCTGTGAGGGGAGTGTCATATTCGAAGTCagacatgatgatgatggactCCCCATGTTAGACTTGGAGAGTTCAGCGgcagagagcagcagccctgtaatggaggaggaagaggctggagaagaagaaggagaagtaGAAGAAGTAGAAGGAGTAGCCTCTCCAGATGAAGGAGACACTGACTGTGAAGAATTAGTGCAGCTTCTGCAGCAGcttcatgcagagagagaggaagccagCGTGCACAGCAGTCGTCTGCAGGTCCAGCTGCTGGAGTATTTCAAGAGGAGTGGGGAAGATGCCCAGGTGGAGAAGAGGCGAGCGTCAGAGCAGGAGCTGTGCTATGAGAAGCACATAAGCACGTTAGCTGAGCTGAAGCAGCATCACACCACAAACTCAGGAAGCGCTCAACAGCAGGCAGAGCAGTTAAGACTGCAGAGCCAGGAGAGGCTGAGCCAG GTGGAAAGTGAATGGCGTGCCTTCGTGGCACTAAAGCAGGATGTCGCTGTGGCACGTCTGAGGCAGCACCTGGGCAAACAGGCAGCTCAGGCCAAGCTTGAGCCTGTCCTGGCATCAGAGCAGCGTCAGCAGGACGAGCTGGTCCAGATGCACCTGGAGCATATCAAGCTGAAGATCAGGACTCGCAAGCTGGAGGACGAACTCCACACCCAGGGGGAGCTTGCCAACGACCTTCAACAGCTTGAGTTTGAAAAGCTGCAGGCCAAGAGCCAGAAGTTTAATGAGAAGATGGAAAAGCAAAGTGAGGAACTGTTAAGATTGCGCAACAAGATCAGCAGCACTACGTTG gTCCTGACAAGTGTGAAGCAGAAGCTTCAGTGGAGCCAGGTGGAGAGACGGAGCAGGCAAGCCCAGCTGGCTGAGCTGGAAGCCACAGTGGCTGGGAAGAGGAACCTCCTGACCCAGATAAAGCAAGCCCGCAACTGCCTGCACAGAGACAACCTGAGGCTGCGACAGCCCTGCGGATTGCTTTGGAACAGTGTCCTGCAGCGTGACTTCCAGGACAGCATGGACACCTCTGTCCAGCTCCAGGATAGGCTGGCCAACCTGAAGAGGCAGACGGCTGTGACTCctctgaagatgaagatgaaggtgaagacaACTTAA
- the tada2b gene encoding transcriptional adapter 2-beta: MADLGKKYCVNCLADVTNLRLRCTDCPDIELCPECFSAGAEIGNHRRWHGYQQVDGGRFSLWGPEAEGGWTSREEQSLLDAIEQYGFGNWEDMATHVGASRTPQEVMEHYVTMYIHGNLGKACIPDSIPNRVTDHTCPSGGPLSPSLTTPLPPLDISLAEQQQLGYMPLRDDYEIEYDQDAEKLISGLSVNYDDEDVEIEMKRAHVDMYVRKLRERQRRKNIARDYNLVPAFLGRDKKDKEKEKPGVLGVSGTGGGGMGGMGVGGSMTIGAGSTTAAGSGSVTSTPKRKITKEEKEQRLRLRGLCQFMAHREFEEFFDNMHKERMLRAKVRELQRYRRNGITRLEESAEYEAARHKREKRKENKSVVAFKRGGGGGGGLGFGLGLGGGAGAGGGAAGGVNVGGGIKEEGKDGEFAAIENLTGFELLSDREKVLCNSLNLSPTRYLTVKTIIIKDHLQKRQGIPAKSRLPSYLDKVLKKRILTFLTESGWISRDVS; the protein is encoded by the exons ATGGCGGACCTCGGGAAGAAGTACTGCGTGAACTGTCTGGCCGACGTTACAAACCTGCGGCTCCGCTGCACCGACTGCCCGGACATCGAGCTGTGCCCGGAGTGCTTCTCGGCGGGAGCGGAGATTGGTAACCACCGAAGATGGCACGGCTACCAGCAGGTCGACGGCGGCCGTTTCTCCCTCTGGGGTCCCGAGGCGGAGGGAGGCTGGACCAGCAGGGAAGAGCAGTCGCTGCTTGATGCTATCGAGCAGTATGGATTTGGAAACTGG GAGGACATGGCCACCCATGTGGGAGCTTCCCGGACCCCCCAGGAGGTCATGGAGCATTATGTCACCATGTACATCCATGGAAACCTGGGCAAGGCCTGCATTCCTGACAGCATTCCTAACCGGGTGACGGACCACACCTGTCCTAGTGGGGGGCCCCTATCCCCCAGTCTAACAACACCTCTCCCTCCACTGGACATCAGCCtagctgagcagcagcagctgggctACATGCCGCTTCGTGATGATTATGAGATTGAGTATGACCAGGATGCGGAGAAGCTTATCAGTGGCCTGTCGGTCAACTACGACGACGAGGATGTGGAAATCGAGATGAAACGCGCTCATGTGGATATGTATGTGCGTAAGCTCCGTGAACGACAGCGTCGCAAGAACATTGCCCGGGACTATAACCTGGTTCCTGCCTTCCTGGGCAGAGACAAAAAGgataaagagaaggagaagcCAGGGGTGCTTGGAGTTTCAGGCACTGGTGGTGGCGGCATGGGCGGGATGGGAGTTGGCGGTAGCATGACAATCGGTGCGGGTTCCACGACAGCAGCGGGGTCAGGTTCAGTCACAAGCACACCTAAACGCAAGATCACCAAGGAAGAGAAGGAGCAGCGGCTCCGGCTGCGGGGCCTCTGCCAGTTCATGGCCCACAGGGAGTTTGAGGAATTCTTTGACAACATGCACAAAGAGCGCATGTTGAGGGCCAAAGTGCGCGAGTTGCAGCGCTATCGCCGCAACGGCATCACCCGTCTGGAGGAGTCAGCCGAGTACGAAGCTGCGCGCCACAAACGGGAGAAACGCAAGGAGAACAAGAGTGTGGTCGCCTTCAAAcggggtggtggaggagggggcgggCTCGGCTTCGGGTTGGGACTAGGAGGTGGAGCCGGGGCAGGTGGAGGGGCCGCAGGAGGAGTCAATGTTGGAGGCGGAATCAAAGAAGAGGGCAAGGATGGGGAGTTCGCCGCCATCGAGAATCTGACGGGTTTTGAGCTGCTGTCGGACAGAGAGAAGGTGCTGTGCAACTCGCTGAACCTCAGCCCCACACGCTACCTGACTGTcaaaaccatcatcatcaaagaTCACCTGCAGAAGAGGCAGGGCATTCCTGCCAAGAGCCGCCTGCCCAGCTACCTGGACAAGGTCCTCAAGAAGCGCATCCTCACCTTCCTCACAGAGAGCGGCTGGATATCCCGTGATGTCTCGTAA